TTTAATTTGACTTCCATAATAGAATCAACAACAGACTGTAAAGAATCCGTGTTTATATTCAGTGAATCTTTGGATGCCAAATTGCCATATTCTTGCGCATTTGCAAAGAGTGGTACAATAAACATTAATACGATTAGGGTCTCTTTCATACTATTTGGTTTTAAGTTCAACATTCACACTAACCGGGAACTCGTTCCCGCAGTGTGGGCATTTGATAGAATGGGCGTTTGAGGGAAGCTGCACCTCTTCCGGGGACGCGAATAGCTGCCACATGGGAACGTTGAGGGCGGTAGCGATCTTTTCAAGTGTAGCAGTTGTCAATGATTCTGCTGCAACCATTTGTCTAACAGCAGATAGGCTTACATTCATTTTATCTGCCAGTTCTTGTTGTGTGTAATGTTTCTCTTTTAAAAGTTCCTTTATTCTCATAATTATCTTTTTGATTTCAAATATACAGATTATTTATGAAGTATACAGTATATACTATATTAATTTATGCAAAAGAAATAGTATATTATGGTTATTTTGTTTGGTAATATACAGTAAATACTGTATCTTTACGTCAAATAAAAGAACTAATAACAATTTAACTCCTAAATATATGAAACGCTACAATTTATCAGAAATATTCAAGAACGCTCACAGAAACTACAAGTATTCAGGTAAGAAGCAAGGTAAGACCTTTGGTGAATGTTTAAAGTCAGCATGGAGACTTGCAAAACTCCAAGCTAACTTCACAGTAGAAGCGGTAAAGGAAAGAACTGATAAATTCTTGGCAGAAAGAGAAGAAGCGATGAGCAAAGCTGCTAAGGCTACAATGCACGAAGGCTACAATAACAAGAACATTCCTGCATCGGCTTATTACAATGTGAATAGTACTGGTAGATTCGGTTCACGCTACGTAGGTGATTAAGATATAACTAACACTTTAAAATATAAAACAATGAAATACGAAGTTTCTAAGAAAGGTTCAAGCGTAACATTCAAGTTCGAAACATACGAACAGGCAGCTGATTTCTGCTATATGTATGTAATGTCAATGCACGCTAAAGGTGATAGATTCCCTGAACTTTCAATTAAAGAGATAACCGAGTAATCAGAACATTAAAATTTAGAGTAATGGACAATATTTTGAACTCAACCGTTGAAATGAGTCAGGCGGAACTGATATTTCAGTTAGCCAAGACCAATGTCGAACAAGAAAAAAGGCTTAAGTCGACAGAACTAAGATTAAGCGTACTTGAAGAAGAGATGAAGAAATTGTCTTCAAAGTGTATCGGTAATTATGGATGTTCCACTATGTCTGCATACGTACAGAGGCATAAACTTCCTATTTATGTAAGTGACATTGCGAAACTCGGCAATGATGCCACACGCCTATGTAAGAAAAGGGGATATCCGGTTAATAAGGTAAACATAGACCGTTTTGGTGTTGTAAACGTCTATCCGGATTTCATCCTTCATGAACTACTGGATGACTATATAAGAACTACACAGCGTCTAAATGGAAGTATAATGAGATAATAATATAAACTATAAAGTAATGATTGAAGTAGAAATAAGCCAATACCTCGCAATGTTAAAGTCATTCACAGAATGCTCTCAATACAGAGCGGAGTGTTATCGGTTAAAAGCTGAAAACGAAAAGTTGAAAATCGAGCTATCGAATAGCTTAAATGTTTCTCGTTCTTCCCGTAATCAGGTCGAGCACTTTGATTACGCTAGTCGAATGGGAGCTAACTAAGTAGGAAAGTAGTGTCAGGGGATTCGTCCCACACATTAAGTTGATGCCAATCGACACAGTGACAATCTGAAAATGGTTGTCACTGTTTTATCGATTTTAAGTGGTTCTAAGCGAATCATGCGATTTGAAATAACAACTATTATCCTTGATTATTCAAGGTAATATAGAGTAAAAAAATAGTGTACAAAACGATTTTATTAACAACATAAATAATAGTAATATGAAATTTACAGTAGAAATTGACGAGTTTTGGTTAGACGAAGATTCTAACGGGTTTGAGGAAGAATTAAAAAACTCAATCAAGATAGATGTCTGTCAACAGATAAAAAAAATGATGCTTACGCATATTGAAAACGAGATTACTAATGTCGTTAAGCAGCAAGTATCAGATACACTTAGAGAGCAAATACAAGCACTTGTCGCTGACGTTATTTCAACAGGAATGATAAGAGAAAGCTCTTATTCTGACAAAGAAATATCTATTGAAAATTGGATTAAAAGCCAATTTAATGCAAATTGTGGCTATCATAATGCTAATGCAAAAATTACGGAATTAGCTAAAAAGTTTGGTGACGAGATGAAACAAAGATATGATTTACTATTTGCATCTCAAATCGTAGCCAAGCTGGACGAACATGGCTTGATGAAAGAAGATATAGCAGAATTATTACTCCCCACCTCTAAATAACATTGGTAATATGAGCTTAGATGAATTCTTAGAAAAGTTTGAAGAAGCACTAGATCAATGCGATAGAAACGAAGATATTTATATCTCCATACAGGTGCCACCCGGGACAAAATGTTGGGATAACTCTTGGACGCAATTTGAAGTAGGCTGTATCAGTACTGATGGAACGACAATTTATTTACAATGCAATAATAGAATGGTATGAGCAAATTAAAGCAAATGTTACTGGCAACAGCAGCTATGTGCGCAGCAGCACAAAGTAACGATCCATACTCTGTGAATCGTAAAGAAGGAATGACTTTTAATCCTAACTATAAAGTTAAGTCATCAGTTAAAGAGTTAAGAGAGTTTACCATAAAAGGACAGAAAGTTATGGCATATTCCAAAAAGGACGCTATTAAACGACTTAACCATAAGAAATAACTAAAATATCAAATTATGAAACAAGAATCAAGCGCAGTTAATCCGTATAACGGAGTGTTCGGGCAGCAAGGTTGGATTTGTCCGAAGTGTGGCAGGGTATATTCACCTTTTACCCAAATGTGTTTGTATTGCAAACCCAATAATACAAATACAATTTCTAATACTACCGTCAGTGAAGAAAAATTAAGAGAAAATCGTAAAACAGAGTAATATGAAACAGACATTAGAAGAAGCAGCATACGACTATGCTACTAATAAAACAAAGTTTAGAAAAGAGGTTTTAAAGGAGGTTGATCCAGATAACTATGTTAGTCGGAAATCTGATTGTATGGAAGATTTTCAATTTGGTGCAGAATGGCAGGCAAAGCAATCTCCTTGGATAAGTATTGAGGAACGATTACCGGATAAAGGTCAGCGTGTTTTAGTCGGATTTTTATATTACTATAAATACGATGATAGAGAAGCTGAATCACGTAAGTATATAGATGTATTCACGTATGAAAATGGTATATGGACTACTGATAGTGATATATCATATTTAGGAAAAAGTGTCGAGAAAGATGATATTAAGGTTATATGTTGGATGCCAATTCCGTCTTTCGATGAAATACTTGAAGCCAACAGAGATGTACTAGAACGGATTAAAGAGAAAGGAGATTGATTATGGCTAAACTTAGATTAATAATCAGATTGTTGCTTACCCCTTTATGGTTAGCCTTATTTTTTGTTTACCTGCCAATATGGTATATACAAATGAGCTGGTACTACTTTAGATTTAGTGACTATTGGGAGGGCTATCTACTATTGTGGGATAGGATAATGATATTTTTAAAAATCAAATAACAGTGAAAATTGGAGGATGAATTATGAAATCAAAACAGGTATTATCAGTCGAACAGATGAAACATTTACAGGAACTTAGATTGGACACAAGTGATGCAAGTATGTGTTATTGCTGTTTTTATGGCAATATAAAGGAAGAATGGGAACTTGAAATATATGAAGATGTAATTAATCAAAAAAGAGATAGTACATTTTGGGAAATAGTCCCTACTTATACCTTTCAGGACATAATAGAATTACTGCCGAAAGAAATTAATATAGTTACAGATACTTATTATCTTACAATATCCACTTATGATTGTGATGTATGGTCTATATACTATTCAATGTCTGATGAATTTGATTACTATAAAGAGTTTAAATCAGATTCATTAATTGACGCAGCCTACGAGATGCTTTGCTGGTGTATTGAAAACGGATATATTAAAACTAAAGAATAGTTATGAAAGTAAGAGTAAAAGAAACTGGAGAAATTATCAATATTGCTGATTACGCACGTGTCACACTTGATAAGTGTGATAGTTACGGTAATCCTATTGAATTAAGTTTTGATGATGTTGAAATACTTCAAGAAATGTCTGATAATATTGATTGGGAACAGAAACGTTATGAAATAGCAAAGGAAACAGTTACTGCAATAATGTCAAATGAAGATTTCTATCATCAGGTTTTATGTGAGGGAGCAGAGCATGGTCAAAGACAAATTCAAACTAATATTGCACGTGCCGCAGTTATATTTGCTGATGCTCTTATTGAAGAATTAAAGAAGAAGGAATAGCCATGCCAATAAGCGAAGTATATAATATAGACCGAATGGATTTCTTAAAGAAATTCCCAGATAACTTCTTTGACTTGTTCATAGATGATCCACCATACGGAATTGGAGCGGATAATCCTTCGATCAAGCCCAATACTGTAAAACAAAGTAATGGTAATATACTGTATGTTAAACAATCCGTTTATCCGAAATCAGACTGGGATTCACGAGTTCCCCCTCCAGAATATTTCGATGAAGTAAAAAGGGTCAGCCGAAATCAGATAATATGGGGAGTAAACTACTTTAATTACGACTTTACTGGTGGACGCATTGTTTGGGATAAGCTAAATGGTGATACTGACCAATACGATTGTGAAATAGCATACTGCAGTATGAATAACAGAACTGACCTTGTATATTGCATGTGGCGAGGCATGATTCAGGGAACCTATTGCGGAAAGGATTTATCTAAGGCAATTATACAGCAAGGAAACAAAAAGTTGAATGAAAAGCGGATTCACCCCTGCCAAAAACCTGTAATTTTATACGCATGGTTACTCAATCAATATGCCAACCCCGGTTATAAGATCGGTGATGCTCACATGGGTAGTCAAAGTAGCCGGATTGCAGCTTACAAGCTAAGATTCGACTATTGGGGATGTGAAAAAGACAAGTTTCATTTTAAAGAAGGTAATTCTCGTTTCCGTTATGAATGTCACGGAGAAATAAAAACAGAAAAAGGAACTTTAGTACAAACAAGTCTATTTGACTTATAATATTAATATAACAATGAAGAAAATTGAATTTTACCCAGGAATCAATCTTGATAAAGCATATCAAGAATTGCAGGACAATGCACCATGTTATGGTGAATTTAACGAGAAAACGTTGTATTCTACTGATTCTCTCGATGAAGTGTTTGTTAAAGTGACCGGTAAGTCAAAAGCGGAACACGATGAATATATCCGTAAGATACACGAAGAGTATGACCGTAAAGAAGCGGAGTTTAAGGCTAAAATTCCGCAATTAACCGAAGATTACAGAAAACGTGCAATAGGCATTATTCCGGAAGGATATTTGGAATTATGGAATGAAATTGTTCCTATCAGGTTGAATGATCTCTATCATGGCATGGAACTTGACTGCTGGTTAGAATTGGTTGCAGTATTGAATGATACCTCTAAAAAAGAACTGGAAAGATTTGAAATATGCCGGTCTTTGTTCTCCAAGCAAGGTCACAGCGGCATGAGTGCAGGACTTGTTTTTAATGGTCTTAAGTGTTTTCATCCATTAGGAGAAATGTTGGTATTATACATTAACGACTCTATAAAAGCATAGTACCTCTTATGGAAGAAAATAAAAACATTGGTGAAATTACCATTGGATTTGATAATGAATCTGCAAGAAAAGTAGCAATCACAGATATGGTCCGGTGCGAATTTTCAGATCACCGTCTTGTTACCGTTGCGCATACAGAAGAAGATGCCTACCTGCTATCGGTAGAAAATCCTCAAAGTTCCGGACGCGCTACCCAAACGAATATGTATTTGACAGAAGGAAGTGCAGCTGCTCTTTTCTATACATACATCTTATATCTGGAACATAACGGAATAGATGTAAATGAGTTATTCAAGAAATACATACTTGACGATAAAGAGATCAAATATGAATTTTCATCAAAAGATTAATATTACATCATTATGGAAATAAACTGTAAATACTGCCCTAAAAATAATGCTTCAGGAGAATGCAAGATAGATGATTGTCCTCTACTTCCTATCATAAAGGAAATGGAAGAAATAAGTGGATTCTTGAATATCACATGCCAAAACAACCCTACAGAAATACAGGAAAGGATTGCGGCTACTATGGTATATGTAGTAAGAACCGGTGAAATGCTTGCAGATGCTAAAAGAATGCTTCGCAAAAGAAAATCGGATGAAATACAAAACACCATTATTAAGATAGCGCAGGAAAACTGTTTGTCTGCAAAAGTACAAAATGCCCTACTTGATAGTATTGCAGAAAACGAATCATTCTTAGTTGATCGACTAGATCGACTTAACGCTTCAGCAACGCATCAGTTAGACGCATTACGCACTCTATTGAGTTATGAAAAGGAAGCTTTACGGCTAAATAAGACTGGATATTAGAAAAAAAGTTAATAACGGAAAAATAATAGATATTAAGTGATTGTTTTTATGTCACTTTTGTTTAGCTTTACACCGTGAAAAATAATTAATCATCTTAGTGGGATTTGATGATAAACAAGATATTAAACAGGCTTTCTTGGAGTACATACCTTAATCCCACATCAAAGGTATAGAAACTTGAAAGCCGCTGTTTTTAATATATGAATACTTAATATGGCTCGAAATAAAGAAGTTGGGCTGGACTACTTTCCTTTTGATATAAATTTCTTTCAAGACATAAAGATAAGGAAACTAATCAAGTACCAGAGTGGCAAGGCTATAACTGTATATGCTCTCCTGCTATGTCTTATCTACAAAAGTGGGTACTACGTGAGGTGGGATGAAGAGTTGGCTTTCATTATATCGGAACAAACCGGGTTTGAAGAGTCGTATATACTTGAGGTCATTAAATGCTGTATGGCACTAGGGTTATTATCCAAAGAATTATATGATAAGGAGAAGATTTTAACATCTAAAGGAATTCAGAAACAGTACAACTTTATATGCAGACAAGCGAAGCGGAAAAGTAGAGTCGAAGAGTTCTCTATTATTGTTCCTGATGAAGAAACTGTAATTCCTTCGGAAGAAATAGCTATTAATTCGGAAGAAATGCCAATAAACTCCGAAGTAATCACACAAAGTAAAGTAAAGGAAAGTAAAGAGAATATTATTATTCCCCCCACACCCCCCAAGGGGTTTGAGGATTTAGAAAAAGCTATTTCTGAAAAAGATCATGCCTTGAATGAGGC
The nucleotide sequence above comes from Bacteroides caccae. Encoded proteins:
- a CDS encoding helix-turn-helix domain-containing protein, with product MRIKELLKEKHYTQQELADKMNVSLSAVRQMVAAESLTTATLEKIATALNVPMWQLFASPEEVQLPSNAHSIKCPHCGNEFPVSVNVELKTK
- a CDS encoding DUF4373 domain-containing protein, which gives rise to MARNKEVGLDYFPFDINFFQDIKIRKLIKYQSGKAITVYALLLCLIYKSGYYVRWDEELAFIISEQTGFEESYILEVIKCCMALGLLSKELYDKEKILTSKGIQKQYNFICRQAKRKSRVEEFSIIVPDEETVIPSEEIAINSEEMPINSEVITQSKVKESKENIIIPPTPPKGFEDLEKAISEKDHALNEALARIKELEEKIAKDNPAKPKRANILNANARKAFEEHFRNTFGEEYYWTAKDAGNMSQLLRKLTFSREQRQMPVDDASVLYALQVFLTSVKDSWLLDNFSVANINSKYNEIVSKAKNGNSGKGTIGSTTTGSTEKFVCSKAEKGADRESDRAPQKDYSSRF
- a CDS encoding DNA methyltransferase, whose protein sequence is MPISEVYNIDRMDFLKKFPDNFFDLFIDDPPYGIGADNPSIKPNTVKQSNGNILYVKQSVYPKSDWDSRVPPPEYFDEVKRVSRNQIIWGVNYFNYDFTGGRIVWDKLNGDTDQYDCEIAYCSMNNRTDLVYCMWRGMIQGTYCGKDLSKAIIQQGNKKLNEKRIHPCQKPVILYAWLLNQYANPGYKIGDAHMGSQSSRIAAYKLRFDYWGCEKDKFHFKEGNSRFRYECHGEIKTEKGTLVQTSLFDL
- a CDS encoding DUF551 domain-containing protein is translated as MKQTLEEAAYDYATNKTKFRKEVLKEVDPDNYVSRKSDCMEDFQFGAEWQAKQSPWISIEERLPDKGQRVLVGFLYYYKYDDREAESRKYIDVFTYENGIWTTDSDISYLGKSVEKDDIKVICWMPIPSFDEILEANRDVLERIKEKGD